From Micromonospora echinaurantiaca:
CACCCAGGCCAGCTCCGGTTCGGTACGCGGCGGGATGCCGTACTCCCAGCGGGGGTCGTAGCCGAGTTCCTCGTGCCCCCAGGTGGTGATGCCGAACGGCGGGTGACACACCACCGCGTCGACGGTGCGGCCCGCGAAGGCGTCGGCGCGCAGCGAGTCGCCGGGGCACACCTCGCCGGGTACCTCGCGCAGGGCGAGCCAGAGTCCGGCCAGCTTGGCAAGGTCCTCGTCGAGCTCCTGCCCATAGGCCGAGGTGCAGCCGGCGCGGACGGCGGCCCGCAGCGTGGCGCCGGAGCCGGTGGCCGGGTCGAGCACGGAGCCGCCACCGACGCCGGCGAGCCCGGCCATCAGGTCGGCCAGCTCGTCGGGGGTGGCAAATGGGCGGCCGGGGCCGGGTGTGGAGAAGCGTTGCCAGAGCTCGTCGAAGGCGGCCTGCGGTCCGAGTTCCTCGGCGAGCGCCTCGATCTCGGGTCGCAGGTCGGCGACGGGTGTGTCGAGGCGGCGTGGTCGTTCGCCGCGCTGCCGGGCGAGTAACAGGGCGCCGACGGCGGCGAGTGCGGTCGCCGGACTCGCCGAGACTGCGGCGAGGTGGCGCCAGAGCCGGTCGGCCCGGGACAGCTCGGGGAGCTTGCCCTGCTTGCGCAGCCACTGCTCAACCTCGGCGAGATCGAACTCCGGGCTGGCACTGGTGCCGCCCACCGGCGTCGGGAAGTCGGGATGGCGTTTCCGCCAGTTGCTGACGGCGGCGCGACCTACCCCGGCGAGCCGGGCGATCTCCGCTGCCGTGATGGTCGGGTTCACCTGCACCTCCGAAGTGTGTCACACCCGTCAAGCATCATGTGTGTTGACAGAGTTCACAGACGGTGCTCTCATTGACGCCGCAACGTTCACACCAGGAGGACAACGATGCGCAAGACCACCACTCTCGCTCTGATCGCCACCGCCGTCGTCGCGCTGGGCTGCGGCTCCGGGGCCACCGACACCGCGAGCAGCTCGGGCAGCGGCGAGGGTGCCGCCAAGGGTGAGGAGAAGGCCGCGAAGACCGCCAAGATCGGCCAGCCGGCTCGGGACGGGAAGTTCGAGTTCACGGTGAAGTCGTCGAAGTGCGGCGTCGCCAAGGTCGGCACCGACCTGCTCGGCGAGAAGGCGCAGGGCCAGTTCTGCCTGATCACGATCAACGTGAAGAACATCGGCAAGGAGGCGCAGATGTTCGACGGAAGCAGCCAGAAGGCGTACGCGGCTGACGGCACCGAGTACTCCTCTGACACCGGCGCCGCGATCTACGCCAACAAGAACGCTGAGACGTTCCTCAACGACATCAACCCCGGCAACCAGGTCACCGGCGTGGTGGTCTTCGACATTCCGAAGAAGGCCAAGCTCGCCAAGCTCGAGCTGCACGAC
This genomic window contains:
- a CDS encoding DUF4352 domain-containing protein — encoded protein: MRKTTTLALIATAVVALGCGSGATDTASSSGSGEGAAKGEEKAAKTAKIGQPARDGKFEFTVKSSKCGVAKVGTDLLGEKAQGQFCLITINVKNIGKEAQMFDGSSQKAYAADGTEYSSDTGAAIYANKNAETFLNDINPGNQVTGVVVFDIPKKAKLAKLELHDSPFSGGVEVALS